From Cronobacter turicensis z3032, the proteins below share one genomic window:
- the lldD gene encoding L-lactate dehydrogenase [cytochrome]: MIISAASDYRAAAQRILPPFLFHYIDGGAYAEYTLKRNVDDLSQVALRQRVLKNMSDLSLETTLFNETLSMPVALGPVGLCGMYARRGEVQAARAAAAKGIPFTLSTVSVCPIEEVAPAINRPMWFQLYVLRDRGFMRNALERAKAAGCSTLVFTVDMPTPGARYRDAHSGMSGANAAMRRYWQAVTHPQWAWDVGLHGRPHDLGNISAYLGKPTGLEDYIGWLANNFDPSISWKDLEWIREFWDGPMVIKGILDPEDARDAVRFGADGIVVSNHGGRQLDGVLSSARALPAIADAVKGDITILADSGIRNGLDVVRMIALGADSVLLGRAYLYALATHGEQGVANLLNLIEKEMRVAMTLTGAKSIKEITRESLVPSPEFTSVLADLPAASAKPKQDNAA; the protein is encoded by the coding sequence ATGATTATTTCCGCAGCCAGCGACTATCGCGCAGCGGCGCAGCGTATCCTGCCGCCGTTTCTGTTTCACTACATCGACGGCGGCGCATACGCGGAATATACCCTTAAGCGCAACGTGGACGATCTCTCACAGGTGGCGCTGCGCCAGCGCGTGCTGAAAAATATGTCGGACTTAAGTCTTGAGACGACGCTGTTTAACGAAACGCTCTCGATGCCGGTCGCGCTCGGCCCGGTCGGGCTGTGCGGCATGTACGCGCGACGCGGCGAAGTTCAGGCGGCGCGTGCGGCGGCGGCGAAAGGCATTCCCTTTACGCTCTCGACGGTGTCTGTCTGCCCGATTGAAGAGGTCGCGCCCGCTATCAATCGCCCGATGTGGTTCCAGCTGTATGTACTGCGCGACCGCGGTTTTATGCGTAATGCGCTGGAGCGCGCCAAAGCGGCGGGCTGTTCGACGCTCGTGTTTACCGTTGATATGCCAACGCCTGGCGCGCGCTACCGCGATGCCCACTCGGGCATGAGCGGCGCCAACGCCGCCATGCGCCGCTACTGGCAGGCGGTGACGCACCCGCAGTGGGCGTGGGACGTGGGTCTGCATGGCCGCCCGCACGATCTCGGCAATATTTCCGCCTATCTCGGCAAGCCGACCGGGCTTGAGGATTACATCGGCTGGCTGGCGAACAACTTCGACCCATCCATCTCCTGGAAGGACCTGGAATGGATCCGCGAATTCTGGGATGGCCCGATGGTTATCAAGGGGATCCTCGACCCGGAAGACGCCCGCGACGCGGTGCGCTTCGGCGCCGACGGGATTGTGGTATCCAACCATGGCGGCCGCCAGCTTGACGGCGTGCTCTCGTCGGCCCGCGCGCTGCCCGCCATCGCCGATGCCGTGAAAGGCGATATCACAATCCTGGCTGACAGCGGCATCCGTAACGGGCTGGATGTGGTGCGCATGATAGCGCTCGGCGCCGATAGCGTGTTGCTGGGCCGCGCGTATCTTTACGCGCTCGCGACCCACGGCGAGCAGGGCGTGGCGAATCTGCTGAATTTGATTGAGAAGGAGATGCGGGTGGCGATGACGCTGACCGGCGCGAAGTCGATTAAGGAGATCACCCGCGAATCGCTGGTGCCGTCCCCGGAATTTACGTCGGTTTTAGCGGACCTGCCCGCCGCCAGCGCGAAACCTAAGCAGGATAACGCAGCGTAA
- the lldR gene encoding Putative L-lactate dehydrogenase operon regulatory protein, which produces MTLMTRRLADHLVERIRALIAERGLEAGMRLPSERQLAQELGVSRNSLREALQILIRDGLLISRRGGGTFVRYQLEPWSEQRIVQPIRNLMADDPGYRYDILEARHAIEASTAWYAALRATAQDKEKLRYCFDAMLQFTERDDPDLASQADVRFHLAIAEASHNVVLLQTMRGFFDLLQSSVMESRQRMYQQQPIFAQLTGQHREMLEAIETGDAERARNATLRHLGFVHSTIKQLDEDVARQARVTRLPDDLMKPSRENDE; this is translated from the coding sequence ATGACATTAATGACCCGGCGACTGGCCGACCATCTGGTGGAGCGCATTCGTGCGCTCATCGCCGAGCGCGGGCTGGAAGCCGGAATGCGCCTGCCTTCGGAGCGACAGCTGGCGCAGGAGCTTGGCGTCTCGCGCAATTCACTGCGCGAAGCGTTGCAGATTTTGATTCGCGACGGACTGCTGATAAGCCGTCGCGGCGGCGGCACCTTTGTGCGCTATCAACTGGAGCCGTGGTCGGAACAGCGCATCGTCCAGCCCATCCGCAACCTGATGGCGGACGATCCGGGTTATCGCTACGACATTTTAGAAGCCCGCCACGCCATTGAGGCCAGCACCGCGTGGTATGCGGCGCTGCGCGCCACCGCGCAGGATAAAGAAAAGCTGCGCTACTGCTTCGACGCGATGTTGCAGTTTACCGAACGCGACGACCCGGATCTCGCCTCGCAGGCCGACGTGCGCTTTCACCTGGCGATTGCCGAGGCGTCGCACAACGTGGTGCTGCTCCAGACCATGCGCGGCTTTTTCGATCTGCTGCAGTCGTCCGTGATGGAGAGCCGTCAGCGGATGTATCAGCAGCAGCCGATTTTCGCGCAGCTCACCGGCCAGCACCGCGAGATGCTGGAGGCGATAGAAACCGGCGATGCCGAACGGGCGCGCAACGCGACGCTGCGCCACCTCGGCTTTGTCCACTCCACGATTAAACAGCTTGATGAAGATGTCGCCCGCCAGGCGCGTGTCACCCGCCTGCCCGACGACCTAATGAAACCGTCCAGGGAGAATGATGAATGA
- the lldP gene encoding L-lactate permease — MHLWQQNYDPAGNIWLSSLIAALPILFFFFALIKLKLKGYLAATITVVIALLVALFFYKMPAERAFASVIYGFFYGLWPIAWIIIAAVFVYKISVKTGQFDIIRSSILSITPDQRLQMLIVGFSFGAFLEGAAGFGAPVAITAALLVGLGFNPLYAAGLCLIVNTAPVAFGAMGIPILVAGQVTGLDSFQIGQMVGRQLPFLTIIVLFWIMAIMDGWRGIKETWPAVLVAGGSFAIAQYLSSNFIGPELPDIISSLVSLICLTLFLKRWQPVRIFRFGDMGASVVDQTLARKNYTAGQVVRAWSPFLFLTATVTLWSIPPFKALFAKGGPLSDLVFNFSVPFLDGLVARMPPVVAKATSYAAVYKFDWLSATGTAIFVAAVISIIWLRMKPKAAVETFGQTMKELALPIYSIGMVLAFAFISNYSGLSSTLALALAHTGSAFPFFSPFLGWLGVFLTGSDTSSNALFAALQATAAQQTGVSDILMVAANTTGGVTGKMISPQSIAIACAAVGLVGKESDLFRFTVKHSLAFTCMVGLITLLQAYYFTWMIP; from the coding sequence ATGCACCTCTGGCAGCAGAATTACGACCCGGCAGGGAATATCTGGCTCTCAAGCCTGATTGCCGCTTTGCCGATCCTGTTTTTCTTTTTCGCGCTGATTAAGCTCAAGCTGAAAGGCTATCTGGCGGCGACCATTACCGTCGTCATCGCGTTGCTGGTGGCGCTCTTTTTCTACAAGATGCCGGCGGAACGCGCATTCGCGTCCGTGATTTACGGCTTCTTCTACGGCCTGTGGCCGATAGCGTGGATTATCATCGCCGCGGTGTTCGTCTATAAAATTTCGGTGAAAACCGGGCAGTTCGACATCATCCGCTCGTCTATTCTCTCCATCACGCCGGACCAGCGCCTGCAAATGCTGATCGTCGGTTTCTCGTTCGGGGCGTTTCTGGAAGGGGCCGCGGGTTTTGGCGCGCCGGTGGCGATCACCGCCGCATTGCTGGTAGGACTTGGCTTTAACCCGCTGTACGCCGCTGGGCTGTGCCTGATTGTCAACACCGCGCCGGTGGCGTTTGGCGCGATGGGCATCCCGATTCTGGTGGCAGGCCAGGTGACCGGGCTCGACAGCTTCCAGATTGGTCAGATGGTGGGCCGTCAATTGCCGTTCCTGACGATTATCGTGCTGTTCTGGATCATGGCGATTATGGACGGCTGGCGCGGCATCAAAGAGACCTGGCCCGCGGTGCTGGTCGCCGGTGGCTCGTTTGCCATCGCCCAGTATTTGAGCTCGAACTTTATCGGGCCGGAGCTGCCGGACATTATCTCTTCACTGGTATCGCTGATCTGCCTGACGCTGTTTCTCAAACGCTGGCAGCCGGTGCGTATTTTCCGCTTCGGCGATATGGGCGCCTCGGTGGTCGATCAGACGCTGGCGCGCAAGAACTATACCGCAGGCCAGGTGGTGCGCGCCTGGTCGCCGTTCCTGTTCCTGACCGCCACGGTCACGCTCTGGAGCATTCCGCCGTTTAAAGCGCTGTTCGCCAAAGGCGGCCCGCTGTCAGATCTGGTGTTTAACTTCTCCGTGCCGTTCCTGGATGGCCTCGTGGCCCGTATGCCGCCGGTTGTCGCAAAGGCCACCTCCTACGCGGCGGTCTACAAATTCGACTGGCTCTCCGCCACCGGCACCGCGATTTTCGTGGCGGCTGTCATTTCGATTATCTGGCTGCGCATGAAGCCGAAAGCCGCCGTGGAAACCTTCGGTCAGACGATGAAAGAGCTGGCGCTGCCGATTTACTCTATCGGCATGGTGCTGGCGTTCGCGTTTATCTCTAACTACTCCGGGCTCTCCTCGACGCTGGCGCTCGCGCTGGCGCACACCGGCAGCGCGTTTCCGTTCTTCTCGCCGTTCCTCGGCTGGCTTGGCGTGTTCCTGACCGGTTCGGATACCTCGTCGAACGCGCTGTTCGCGGCGCTCCAGGCCACGGCGGCGCAGCAGACCGGCGTCTCGGATATTCTGATGGTGGCGGCGAACACCACCGGCGGCGTGACCGGCAAGATGATTTCGCCGCAGTCTATCGCTATCGCCTGCGCGGCGGTGGGGCTGGTGGGCAAAGAGTCGGATCTCTTCCGCTTTACCGTGAAACACAGCCTGGCGTTCACCTGCATGGTGGGGCTCATCACGCTGCTTCAGGCTTACTACTTTACCTGGATGATCCCATGA
- the yibL gene encoding Uncharacterized protein yibL, with protein MKEIEKAEIKRLSDRLDAVRHQQAAVSLTEAADKYAELEQEIATLEAEIARLKDVRTDKLSKEAQKLMAMPFKRPITKKEQADMGKLKKSVRGLVVVHPMTELGREMGLKEMTGFAKSEF; from the coding sequence ATGAAAGAGATCGAAAAAGCTGAAATTAAACGCCTGAGCGACCGCCTTGATGCCGTACGTCACCAGCAGGCCGCCGTTTCCCTGACGGAAGCCGCCGACAAATACGCGGAGCTGGAGCAGGAAATCGCCACGCTGGAAGCGGAAATCGCGCGCCTGAAAGATGTGCGCACCGACAAGCTCAGCAAAGAAGCGCAGAAGCTGATGGCCATGCCGTTTAAACGCCCCATCACTAAAAAAGAGCAGGCCGATATGGGCAAGCTGAAAAAAAGCGTGCGTGGGCTGGTGGTCGTTCACCCGATGACCGAGCTTGGCCGTGAAATGGGCCTCAAAGAGATGACCGGCTTTGCGAAAAGCGAGTTTTAA
- the glpK gene encoding Glycerol kinase, translating to MYGIKMMTPEKKYIVALDQGTTSSRAVVLDHDANIVSVSQREFEQIYPRPGWVEHDPMEIWASQSSTLVEALAKADISSDQIAAIGITNQRETAVVWERETGKPIHNAIVWQCRRTSEICEKLKRDGMEDYVRQSTGLVIDPYFSGTKVKWILDHVEGARERAKRGELLFGTVDTWLIWKMTQGRVHVTDYTNASRTMLFNIHELDWDDRMLEALDIPRAMLPQVRKSSEVYGQTNIGGKGGTRIPIAGIAGDQQAALFGQLCVKEGMAKNTYGTGCFMLMNTGEKAVASTHGLLTTIACGPRGEVNYALEGAVFMAGASIQWLRDEMKLISDAFDSEYFATKVKDTNGVYVVPAFTGLGAPYWDPYARGAIFGLTRGVNSNHIIRATLESIAYQTRDVLEAMQADSGIRLHALRVDGGAVANNFLMQFQSDILGTRVERPEVREVTALGAAYLAGLAVGYWQNLDELQEKAVIEREFRPGIETTERNYRYEGWRKAVKRAMAWEEHDKE from the coding sequence ATTTACGGGATAAAAATGATGACTCCAGAAAAAAAATATATCGTTGCGCTCGACCAGGGCACTACCAGCTCCCGCGCCGTCGTGCTGGATCATGACGCCAACATCGTCAGCGTCTCCCAGCGTGAATTTGAACAAATCTACCCGCGTCCAGGCTGGGTAGAGCATGACCCGATGGAAATCTGGGCCTCCCAGAGTTCCACGCTGGTGGAAGCCCTCGCGAAAGCGGATATCAGTTCGGATCAGATTGCCGCAATCGGCATCACTAACCAGCGCGAAACCGCGGTGGTCTGGGAGCGTGAAACCGGCAAACCGATCCATAACGCGATTGTCTGGCAGTGCCGCCGCACCTCGGAGATTTGCGAGAAGCTGAAGCGCGACGGCATGGAAGATTATGTGCGTCAGTCGACCGGCCTCGTGATTGACCCGTATTTCTCCGGCACCAAGGTGAAGTGGATCCTCGACCACGTCGAGGGCGCCCGCGAGCGCGCTAAGCGCGGCGAACTGCTGTTCGGCACCGTCGATACCTGGCTTATCTGGAAAATGACCCAGGGCCGCGTGCATGTCACCGACTACACCAACGCCTCGCGCACCATGCTGTTCAACATCCACGAGCTTGACTGGGATGACAGAATGCTGGAAGCGCTGGATATTCCGCGCGCCATGCTGCCGCAGGTCCGTAAGTCATCTGAAGTGTACGGCCAGACCAACATCGGCGGTAAAGGCGGCACCCGTATTCCTATCGCCGGTATCGCGGGGGACCAGCAGGCGGCGCTGTTTGGCCAGCTCTGCGTGAAAGAAGGGATGGCGAAAAACACCTACGGCACCGGCTGCTTTATGCTGATGAACACCGGCGAAAAAGCGGTGGCCTCGACCCACGGCCTGCTGACCACCATCGCCTGCGGCCCGCGCGGTGAAGTGAACTATGCGCTGGAAGGCGCGGTGTTTATGGCGGGCGCGTCGATTCAGTGGCTGCGCGACGAGATGAAGCTCATCAGCGACGCGTTTGACTCCGAATATTTCGCGACCAAAGTGAAAGATACCAACGGCGTTTATGTAGTACCGGCGTTTACCGGCCTCGGCGCGCCCTACTGGGACCCGTACGCTCGTGGCGCGATTTTCGGCCTTACCCGCGGCGTGAACTCTAACCACATTATTCGCGCGACGCTGGAATCCATCGCCTACCAGACCCGCGACGTGCTGGAAGCGATGCAGGCGGATTCCGGCATTCGTCTGCACGCGCTGCGCGTGGACGGCGGCGCCGTGGCGAACAACTTCCTGATGCAGTTCCAGTCCGACATTCTGGGCACCCGCGTGGAGCGCCCGGAAGTGCGTGAAGTCACCGCGCTGGGCGCAGCCTATCTGGCTGGTCTTGCGGTCGGCTACTGGCAGAACCTGGATGAACTCCAGGAAAAAGCAGTGATTGAGCGTGAATTCCGCCCGGGTATTGAAACCACCGAGCGTAACTACCGCTACGAAGGCTGGCGCAAAGCGGTGAAACGCGCCATGGCCTGGGAAGAGCACGACAAAGAGTAA
- the glpF gene encoding Glycerol uptake facilitator protein, which yields MSQTSTLKGECIAEFLGTGLLIFFGVGCVAALKVAGASFGQWEISIIWGLGVAMAIYLTAGVSGAHLNPAVTIALWLFACFDGRKVVPFIISQFAGAFCAAALVYGLYYNLFLDYEQTHHMVRGSVESLDLAGIFSTYPNPHINLIQAFAVEMIITAILMGVILALTDDGNGIPRGPLAPLLIGLLIAVIGASMGPLTGFAMNPARDLGPKAFAWLAGWGNVAFTGGRDIPYFLVPALGPVVGAALGAFGYRKLIGRHLPCDTCEPEADKPSAASAQQKASL from the coding sequence ATGAGTCAAACATCAACCTTAAAAGGCGAGTGCATCGCCGAATTCCTCGGTACCGGGTTGTTGATTTTCTTCGGTGTGGGCTGCGTGGCGGCGCTGAAAGTGGCAGGAGCCAGTTTCGGACAGTGGGAAATCAGCATCATCTGGGGTCTGGGCGTGGCGATGGCCATCTACCTGACCGCAGGCGTTTCCGGCGCGCATCTTAACCCGGCGGTAACCATCGCGTTGTGGCTGTTTGCCTGTTTCGACGGGCGCAAAGTCGTTCCTTTTATTATTTCTCAGTTTGCCGGCGCCTTTTGCGCAGCGGCGTTAGTTTACGGGCTTTACTACAATCTTTTCCTCGATTACGAACAGACTCACCACATGGTTCGCGGCAGCGTCGAAAGTCTCGATCTGGCCGGGATTTTCTCTACCTATCCAAACCCGCACATCAACCTGATTCAGGCGTTTGCGGTTGAAATGATCATTACCGCCATTCTGATGGGCGTTATCCTGGCGCTGACCGACGACGGCAACGGCATCCCGCGCGGCCCGCTGGCGCCGCTGCTGATTGGCCTGCTGATTGCGGTTATCGGCGCGTCAATGGGCCCGCTGACCGGCTTCGCCATGAACCCGGCGCGCGATTTAGGACCGAAGGCGTTCGCGTGGCTTGCAGGCTGGGGTAACGTGGCCTTTACCGGCGGGCGTGATATTCCTTACTTCCTGGTGCCGGCCCTGGGCCCGGTCGTCGGCGCGGCGCTTGGCGCGTTTGGCTACCGCAAACTGATTGGCCGCCATTTACCGTGCGATACCTGTGAGCCAGAAGCGGATAAACCTTCTGCCGCCAGCGCACAACAGAAAGCTTCGCTGTAA